Proteins from one Primulina huaijiensis isolate GDHJ02 chromosome 18, ASM1229523v2, whole genome shotgun sequence genomic window:
- the LOC140964628 gene encoding small ribosomal subunit protein cS23z-like: MLSMSVPSSIKGTLICQPSIVSKNPTSAPLKSSFFVKPKAISLHSLAYIDLRARPFRGFQRLHAAADTAELAPAETVADVSDPELGQESEKPREDAKSLAKPRLVLKFIWMEKNIGLALDQKIPGHGNVPLSPYFFWPRKDAWEELRATLESKPWISQKKMIILLNQATDVINLWQQSGGNLS; encoded by the exons ATGTTATCCATGTCTGTTCCATCAAGTATAAAAGGCACTCTAATCTGCCAACCATCCATTGTTTCCAAGAATCCCACTTCGGCGCCATTGAAATCCTCATTTTTTGTGAAGCCAAAAGCTATTTCTTTGCATTCTTTGGCGTATATTGACCTCAGAGCCAGACCCTTTAGAGGATTCCAAAGGCTGCATGCTGCTGCGGACACCGCAGAGTTAGCTCCAGCTGAAACAGTTGCTGATGTTTCAGACCCGGAGCTTGGTCAAGAATCTGAG AAGCCAAGAGAAGACGCAAAATCATTGGCGAAACCGAGGCTCGTATTGAAATTCATTTGGATGGAAAAGAACATCGGGCTTGCCCTGGATCAAAAGATACCAGGTCATGGAAATGTTCCTTTGAGTCCATACTTTTTTTGGCCTAGAAAAGATGCATGGGAAGAGCTTAGAGCCACACTGGAGAGCAAGCCCTGGATATCACAGAAGAAAATGATCATCCTTCTCAATCAGGCTACGGATGTTATCAATCTCTGGCAGCAGAGTGGTGGCAATCTATCTTAA